In uncultured Ilyobacter sp., a genomic segment contains:
- the folP gene encoding dihydropteroate synthase — protein sequence MKNYCTRVINLENLDEAKGELRGIGVYEGELREMAEKSVFRNLKIKNLDSRSANAIKQMSLSVGADVSVAKELSELNIEMTDVVISANLSQYNRLYHKLVESRMNLKMMAEEIKNVLIKYDSKIDPVIIAGKKFDFSKKSYVMGILNITPDSFSDGGINNSAEEAVKNAKKMVKQGAHIIDIGGESSRPGADYVPADKELDRIIPVLERLVKEIDVPISIDTYKSQVAKECLKRGAHIINDISGLRSDSEMAKVISESNAYCILMHMQGTPKTMQENPKYDDLIDDLIYELKKSIDIGENAGIESQKIILDPGIGFGKTFDHNLEIINRLDEFKTLGKPILMGASRKKFIGDILGSKVADRLEGSLAVAAISASKGASILRVHDVKETAKVLKVADAIKNSRIK from the coding sequence ATGAAAAATTATTGCACGAGGGTAATAAATCTTGAAAACTTAGACGAGGCTAAAGGTGAGCTTCGGGGTATAGGGGTTTATGAGGGTGAATTGAGAGAGATGGCAGAAAAATCTGTCTTTAGAAACCTAAAAATAAAAAATCTAGATTCTAGAAGTGCTAATGCTATCAAGCAGATGTCCTTATCTGTTGGTGCTGATGTGTCTGTTGCTAAAGAACTAAGCGAACTTAATATCGAGATGACAGACGTTGTAATTTCTGCAAATTTGTCACAATATAACAGACTATACCATAAACTAGTCGAAAGCAGAATGAACCTCAAGATGATGGCAGAAGAAATAAAAAATGTTCTAATAAAATACGACAGTAAAATAGATCCTGTTATAATAGCCGGAAAGAAATTTGATTTTTCTAAGAAAAGCTATGTGATGGGGATACTTAATATAACTCCTGATTCCTTTTCTGACGGAGGAATAAACAACTCTGCAGAGGAGGCTGTGAAAAACGCAAAGAAGATGGTAAAACAGGGGGCTCATATAATAGATATTGGTGGGGAGTCTTCACGACCTGGTGCAGACTATGTTCCTGCAGACAAAGAGTTAGATAGAATCATACCTGTTTTAGAAAGACTCGTGAAGGAGATAGATGTTCCTATATCTATTGATACCTATAAGTCTCAGGTTGCCAAAGAATGCCTTAAAAGAGGGGCACATATAATAAATGATATAAGCGGATTAAGAAGTGACAGCGAGATGGCAAAGGTGATATCAGAATCAAATGCCTATTGTATACTGATGCATATGCAGGGTACTCCTAAGACTATGCAGGAAAATCCTAAATATGATGATCTGATAGACGACCTTATATATGAACTTAAGAAAAGTATTGATATAGGTGAAAATGCCGGGATTGAAAGTCAGAAAATAATTTTGGATCCTGGAATTGGATTTGGAAAAACATTTGATCATAATCTTGAGATTATAAACAGACTTGACGAGTTTAAAACTCTAGGGAAACCCATATTGATGGGAGCTTCTAGAAAAAAATTCATAGGGGATATACTAGGATCTAAAGTGGCGGACAGGCTAGAAGGAAGTCTGGCAGTGGCTGCAATATCTGCATCTAAAGGAGCCTCTATACTGAGAGTACATGATGTAAAGGAAACAGCAAAGGTCCTAAAGGTTGCCGATGCTATAAAAAACAGCAGAATAAAATAA
- the rsmI gene encoding 16S rRNA (cytidine(1402)-2'-O)-methyltransferase: MLYIVATPIGNLEDITYRAVRILKEADYVFAEDTRVTKRLLKHYDIETIVYRYDEFTKGHQIENIMNLLKSGKSIALVTDAGTPCISDPGFELADAALNNEIKVIPIPGSSSMTAAASVAGLNMKRIAFEGFLPKKKGRQTLLKKLASEERAIILFESPHRIEKTVRDIHEFIGEREIVIVREITKIYEEIIRGTTTEVAKRLKEKPIKGEIVLIIKAQEN; this comes from the coding sequence ATGCTGTACATAGTAGCGACACCCATAGGAAATCTCGAAGATATAACTTATAGAGCCGTTAGAATATTAAAGGAAGCTGACTATGTCTTTGCAGAAGATACAAGAGTAACGAAAAGACTTCTCAAACACTATGATATAGAAACTATAGTCTATAGATATGACGAGTTTACCAAGGGGCATCAGATAGAAAATATAATGAACCTTTTAAAAAGTGGTAAAAGCATTGCCCTCGTTACTGATGCGGGAACTCCCTGCATATCCGACCCTGGATTTGAGCTAGCTGACGCTGCTCTTAATAACGAGATAAAGGTAATCCCTATACCTGGTTCTAGTTCAATGACTGCAGCTGCCTCTGTGGCCGGTCTAAACATGAAAAGAATAGCCTTTGAGGGGTTTCTTCCTAAAAAAAAGGGAAGGCAGACTTTGTTGAAAAAATTAGCTAGTGAAGAAAGAGCAATTATACTTTTTGAATCTCCTCATAGAATAGAAAAAACAGTAAGAGATATCCATGAATTTATAGGAGAGAGAGAGATAGTTATTGTGAGAGAGATAACTAAAATTTATGAAGAAATAATAAGGGGAACTACAACTGAAGTTGCCAAGAGACTCAAGGAAAAGCCTATAAAGGGTGAAATTGTACTTATAATAAAGGCTCAAGAAAATTAG
- a CDS encoding S41 family peptidase has protein sequence MKKYTRMKIIVAVLSIVIFSLVYANTKTDRKQTNTKRGFLSNLSELKEVSDIMDIIMANHVGEKETDKKELMHGAIRGMVDSLDDPYSTYFDKTEMESFKEDIQGKYAGVGMVIQKKDNEPLVVVSPIEDTPAFKAGIKPKDKIIEIDGESTYNLTSNECVKKLKGEPGTDVKVKIYRESSKESKEIILTRAIVELKYVKDKMLEDKIGYLRITQFGEDIYPDVRKSMESLVKQGMKALILDLRSNPGGALDQSIKISSMFIKEGKVVSVKGKTGEEQIYMREGKYYGDFPIVVLINEGSASASEIVAGALKDNKRAVLLGEKSFGKGSVQSLLPLPDGDGIKLTIAKYYTPSGISIHGTGIEPDIKVVEDSDYLFFDGFVTNIDEEKTKENKKELLKELKGKEEAEKLENKKDTQLESAIGVLKGILLNNKK, from the coding sequence ATGAAGAAATATACCAGAATGAAAATAATTGTAGCTGTATTGTCTATTGTAATATTTAGCTTGGTATATGCAAATACTAAAACAGATAGAAAACAGACAAACACCAAAAGAGGATTTCTTTCAAATCTAAGCGAACTGAAAGAGGTCTCTGATATTATGGATATAATAATGGCAAACCATGTGGGGGAAAAAGAGACAGATAAAAAAGAACTCATGCATGGAGCCATAAGAGGAATGGTGGACTCCTTAGACGACCCATATTCTACATACTTTGATAAGACAGAGATGGAAAGCTTCAAGGAGGATATACAGGGGAAATATGCAGGCGTAGGTATGGTCATACAGAAAAAGGACAATGAACCCCTTGTTGTTGTGTCGCCTATAGAGGATACTCCTGCATTTAAGGCAGGGATAAAGCCTAAAGATAAGATAATAGAGATAGATGGAGAATCTACTTATAACCTTACAAGCAATGAGTGTGTAAAAAAGCTAAAAGGTGAACCTGGTACAGATGTAAAAGTTAAAATATACAGAGAATCATCCAAAGAATCTAAAGAGATAATTCTGACAAGGGCCATCGTAGAACTTAAATATGTAAAAGACAAGATGCTCGAAGATAAAATAGGGTACTTAAGAATAACTCAATTTGGGGAAGATATATATCCTGATGTAAGAAAGTCTATGGAGTCGCTTGTTAAGCAAGGAATGAAAGCTTTGATACTGGATTTAAGAAGTAATCCGGGCGGGGCCTTGGATCAATCGATAAAAATATCCTCTATGTTTATCAAAGAGGGAAAAGTAGTGAGTGTAAAGGGAAAAACAGGCGAGGAACAGATATACATGAGAGAAGGGAAATATTATGGAGATTTTCCTATTGTAGTACTTATAAATGAAGGAAGTGCTTCGGCCTCTGAAATCGTGGCAGGAGCATTGAAAGATAACAAAAGAGCAGTTCTTCTAGGGGAGAAAAGTTTTGGTAAGGGTAGTGTCCAGAGTCTGTTGCCGCTTCCAGACGGAGACGGAATAAAACTTACAATTGCAAAATATTATACTCCTAGCGGAATTTCTATCCACGGAACAGGTATTGAGCCTGATATAAAAGTGGTGGAAGACTCTGATTATCTGTTTTTTGATGGGTTCGTAACAAATATAGATGAGGAAAAAACAAAAGAAAATAAAAAAGAACTCTTAAAAGAGCTCAAGGGTAAAGAGGAAGCTGAGAAACTAGAGAATAAGAAAGATACCCAGCTAGAAAGTGCAATAGGCGTATTAAAAGGAATACTTCTAAATAATAAAAAATAA
- a CDS encoding SPFH domain-containing protein, producing the protein MFQMLIFFLFILVIVFLIIFNVKIVPQSKAYVIERLGAYLTTWETGLNILIPFLDRISKKVSLKEQVVDFPPQPVITKDNVTIQIDSVVYYQITDPKLYTYGVENPINAIENLTATTLRNIIGEMELDTTLTSRDTINTKMRSILDEATDPWGIKVNRVELKNILPPEEIQDAMEKQMKAERGRRESILRAEGQKKSAILVAEGEKEAAILRAEAKKEAYIREAEGEAEAILKTQKAKAESIKMLNAANTTKEVLSLKAMETFEKVADGKSTKIIIPSELQSIANIATAFTEITNTKDENIKKDTDDTDEKEEKIENYTQEIKQ; encoded by the coding sequence ATGTTTCAGATGCTTATATTTTTCTTATTTATACTGGTAATAGTTTTTCTTATAATATTTAATGTAAAAATAGTCCCACAGTCAAAAGCCTATGTGATAGAGAGGTTAGGGGCGTATCTTACAACTTGGGAAACAGGTCTTAATATCCTTATTCCTTTTTTGGACAGAATATCTAAAAAAGTATCTTTAAAGGAACAGGTAGTTGACTTTCCACCTCAACCTGTAATAACAAAAGATAATGTAACGATACAAATCGATTCTGTGGTGTATTACCAGATAACAGACCCGAAATTATATACCTATGGTGTGGAAAATCCTATTAATGCAATTGAAAACTTAACTGCTACAACACTTAGAAATATAATTGGAGAGATGGAGTTAGATACGACGCTAACATCTAGAGATACTATAAATACAAAGATGAGATCGATTTTAGATGAGGCAACAGATCCCTGGGGAATAAAAGTCAACAGGGTGGAACTAAAGAATATTCTTCCTCCTGAAGAGATACAAGATGCCATGGAGAAGCAGATGAAGGCAGAAAGAGGGAGAAGAGAATCAATTCTGAGAGCAGAAGGGCAGAAAAAATCTGCAATTCTTGTGGCTGAGGGAGAAAAAGAAGCTGCCATACTGAGAGCAGAGGCTAAAAAAGAAGCCTATATAAGAGAGGCCGAAGGTGAGGCAGAGGCTATCCTTAAAACTCAGAAAGCCAAGGCAGAATCAATAAAAATGCTGAATGCTGCCAATACTACCAAGGAGGTTCTTTCTCTAAAAGCAATGGAAACCTTTGAAAAGGTGGCAGACGGAAAGTCTACAAAAATAATAATACCATCTGAACTTCAAAGTATTGCAAATATTGCAACAGCCTTTACAGAGATAACAAATACCAAAGATGAAAATATAAAAAAAGATACAGATGATACAGATGAGAAAGAAGAAAAAATAGAAAATTATACTCAAGAAATAAAACAGTGA
- a CDS encoding TlyA family RNA methyltransferase, protein MKERLDVLLVEQGFFETREKAKRAIMAGIVIVDDKKIEKPGTQIKIDKEPEIRIKGQALKYVSRGGLKLEKAIEVFDLNMKDKIVLDIGASTGGFTDCALQNGAKYVYSADVGSNQLDWKLRNDERVKSIENTHIKDLKLEDVDGNKADYLVMDVSFISITKVFEHLIKFMKNDSELMALIKPQFEVGRENIEKGGIVKDFKKHKMAIEKIIEAANSHGLYLKSLDYSPITGGKGNVEYLSIFSLENGNNEIDIDEVINRGKSLKTGG, encoded by the coding sequence ATGAAGGAAAGACTGGATGTGCTTCTGGTGGAACAAGGATTTTTTGAAACGAGGGAAAAAGCAAAAAGAGCTATAATGGCTGGAATTGTTATTGTAGATGACAAAAAAATCGAAAAACCAGGAACACAGATAAAAATAGATAAAGAACCTGAGATAAGGATAAAAGGACAGGCCTTAAAGTATGTCAGCAGAGGTGGTCTGAAACTTGAAAAAGCTATCGAAGTTTTTGACCTCAATATGAAGGACAAGATTGTCTTAGATATAGGGGCTTCAACTGGAGGTTTTACAGACTGTGCCCTTCAAAATGGTGCAAAATACGTCTATTCAGCAGATGTAGGATCTAACCAGCTAGACTGGAAACTTAGGAATGACGAGAGGGTAAAATCTATCGAAAATACTCATATAAAGGATCTTAAACTTGAGGATGTAGACGGCAACAAGGCTGACTATTTGGTGATGGACGTATCCTTTATATCTATAACCAAGGTTTTCGAACATCTTATAAAATTTATGAAAAATGACTCTGAATTAATGGCCCTTATCAAACCACAGTTTGAAGTGGGAAGAGAGAACATAGAAAAAGGCGGCATAGTCAAGGATTTTAAAAAGCATAAGATGGCTATAGAAAAAATAATCGAGGCAGCAAATTCCCACGGTCTGTATTTAAAGTCTCTAGATTATTCGCCTATAACAGGCGGTAAAGGAAATGTGGAATATTTATCTATTTTTTCTCTTGAAAATGGTAATAATGAAATAGATATAGATGAGGTTATAAACAGGGGTAAATCTCTAAAAACCGGGGGGTAA
- a CDS encoding NAD+ synthase, whose amino-acid sequence MEKLKLNMETVENVLIDFIKEEIGKAGFEKVVLGLSGGIDSALVAALAAKALGPENVLGVMMPYKSSSKESVEHAKLLVEATGIKTELMEITDMVDAYFEKNPDMDNMRKGNKMARERMTILYDRSAKERALVLGTSNKTEILLGYSTQFGDSASAINPIGDLYKTHVWELSERLGVPKEIIAKKPSADLWEGQSDENELGFSYNMADRILYRLIDERYERSELIEEGFEEWIVDTIIRKIKLSQYKRKLPLIAKISRRTIGREFRYPRDWGI is encoded by the coding sequence ATGGAAAAATTAAAACTCAATATGGAAACTGTAGAAAATGTATTGATTGATTTTATCAAAGAGGAAATAGGCAAGGCAGGATTTGAAAAAGTGGTACTAGGACTCTCAGGTGGAATAGATTCGGCACTGGTAGCGGCACTTGCAGCCAAGGCTTTAGGTCCTGAAAATGTATTAGGTGTAATGATGCCTTATAAAAGTTCTAGTAAAGAGAGTGTAGAACATGCCAAACTTCTAGTGGAAGCAACTGGAATAAAAACCGAGCTTATGGAAATAACTGATATGGTGGATGCTTATTTTGAAAAAAATCCTGATATGGATAATATGAGGAAGGGAAATAAGATGGCCAGAGAAAGAATGACAATTTTATATGACAGGTCTGCAAAGGAAAGAGCCTTAGTTTTGGGGACATCTAATAAAACCGAGATCCTTCTTGGGTACAGCACACAATTTGGAGATTCGGCTTCTGCCATAAATCCTATAGGAGACCTATATAAGACGCATGTATGGGAGCTTTCTGAAAGACTGGGAGTGCCTAAAGAGATAATAGCTAAAAAGCCAAGTGCCGACCTTTGGGAGGGTCAAAGTGACGAAAATGAACTTGGATTTTCTTATAATATGGCAGACAGGATACTCTATAGACTTATAGATGAAAGATATGAGAGAAGTGAACTTATAGAAGAAGGCTTCGAAGAGTGGATAGTAGATACTATAATAAGAAAGATAAAGCTTTCCCAATATAAAAGAAAACTTCCTTTGATAGCAAAAATATCAAGAAGAACAATAGGAAGAGAGTTCCGTTATCCTAGGGACTGGGGTATATAG
- a CDS encoding NfeD family protein, whose amino-acid sequence MYIWLILTIIFLILEGYTTALISIWFALAAGILTLTSGYIPDIMKQFYLFVALSFVFTVITRPLSKKLLSKRKEKIESRIIGQTVEIKKVISSGEYETYLDGKHWKAKCDKELHVGDKAKVLRIQGIKLILEKE is encoded by the coding sequence ATGTATATATGGCTGATATTAACAATAATATTTTTGATTTTAGAGGGATATACTACGGCGCTAATAAGTATCTGGTTTGCTCTGGCGGCGGGGATTCTCACTCTGACTTCGGGATATATTCCCGATATAATGAAGCAGTTTTATCTTTTTGTGGCTCTTTCCTTTGTTTTTACAGTAATTACCAGGCCGCTCAGTAAAAAGCTTCTTTCTAAGAGAAAAGAAAAGATAGAGAGCAGGATAATCGGTCAGACTGTAGAGATAAAAAAAGTCATCTCTTCAGGAGAGTACGAGACTTATCTAGACGGAAAGCACTGGAAAGCAAAGTGTGACAAAGAACTTCATGTAGGAGATAAAGCCAAGGTTCTAAGGATTCAGGGAATAAAATTAATTTTGGAGAAGGAGTGA
- the ylqF gene encoding ribosome biogenesis GTPase YlqF yields the protein MSNAKINWYPGHMKKTKDMIQENMKIIDIVLEIVDARIPLSSKNPDIVKFAKNKKRIIILNKADLVNKEDLKVWKDYFIKNNFAEEVIELSAETGFNVKKLFAIIEKLSKEKKEKMMKKGLRTVNTRLMVAGIPNVGKSRLINRIVGKKSTGVGNKPGFTRGKQWVRIKEGLELLDTPGILWPKFENDEVGYSLAIAGAIKDEVIPVEEVAYKLIEKMLSLGMKNTLKEKYKLHEEDFDGVPQEVLEKIGYRMNMLVKGDKVNLIQAALTILRDYRNSKLGKFVLDNEMLQKDIIEN from the coding sequence ATGTCAAATGCAAAAATAAACTGGTATCCCGGACATATGAAAAAAACAAAAGATATGATCCAGGAAAATATGAAAATAATAGATATAGTTTTGGAAATTGTTGATGCTAGAATACCACTTTCTAGTAAAAATCCAGATATTGTAAAATTTGCTAAAAACAAAAAAAGAATAATTATTTTAAATAAAGCTGACCTTGTAAACAAAGAGGATTTGAAAGTATGGAAAGATTATTTTATAAAAAATAATTTTGCAGAAGAGGTTATAGAATTAAGTGCTGAAACAGGATTTAATGTAAAAAAACTCTTTGCAATAATTGAGAAATTGTCTAAAGAGAAAAAAGAAAAGATGATGAAAAAAGGTCTGAGAACAGTAAATACTAGACTTATGGTGGCAGGAATACCAAATGTCGGGAAGTCAAGGCTAATCAATAGAATAGTGGGTAAAAAAAGTACAGGGGTAGGTAATAAACCTGGATTTACAAGGGGTAAACAGTGGGTTAGAATAAAAGAGGGACTAGAGCTCTTGGATACTCCCGGGATACTTTGGCCTAAATTTGAAAATGATGAGGTAGGTTACAGCTTGGCAATAGCAGGAGCTATAAAAGATGAGGTAATTCCTGTGGAAGAGGTGGCATATAAACTAATAGAAAAGATGCTTTCACTTGGTATGAAAAATACCCTTAAAGAAAAGTATAAGCTTCATGAGGAAGATTTTGATGGGGTTCCTCAGGAAGTTCTTGAAAAAATCGGATATAGAATGAACATGCTGGTAAAAGGTGATAAAGTTAACCTTATACAGGCAGCACTTACAATTTTGAGAGATTATAGAAACTCAAAACTAGGTAAATTTGTTTTGGATAATGAGATGCTTCAAAAAGATATAATAGAAAATTAA
- a CDS encoding Na+/H+ antiporter NhaC family protein has translation MRRSSISLLLFSLAPAITMAGDAAANADHYGILTLLPPVLAIILAFTTRNVILSLFIGIYSGAFLLGVQNNGVLGGFLGGFQDIIGRVINSMADSWNAGIILQVLTIGGLIALISKMGGARAVAEALAKKAKSPVSAQIITWLMGIFIFFDDYANALIVGPIMRPITDKMKVSRERLAFIIDATAAPIAGLALISTWIGYEISVIKEGYAMIGMENINAYSVFVETIPYRFYNILMLAFVFISSFLSRDFGPMLKAEKNARENGISSESKSNTVSADDHISAPKEGITYSIYSAIIPIGVLIVASFVGFYYNGLGTLEGEVLAAVNASPLSLYAIRETFGASDASVVLFQAALFASIVAVVMALTKKTLSLGEALETWVNGMKPLMITCVILLLAWSLSSVIKDLGTSTYLVSLLSDTIPKQALPGIVFVMASFIAFATGTSYGTMGILMPLCIPLANAIGMTGGLAAEDLHSFTVASIGAVLTGAIFGDHCSPISDTTIMSSMGAGCDHLEHVRTQLVYALAVAAISLVFGYLPAGLGLPIGMILPLAVLAVYLLVRFVGKPVDQVETEVESVIQ, from the coding sequence ATGAGAAGATCTAGTATTTCATTACTTTTATTTTCACTAGCTCCTGCCATAACAATGGCTGGAGATGCAGCTGCAAACGCTGATCATTATGGTATTCTTACACTTTTACCGCCGGTTTTGGCAATAATTCTGGCCTTTACCACAAGAAACGTTATTTTATCACTTTTCATCGGAATATATTCTGGTGCCTTCCTTTTAGGAGTTCAGAACAACGGAGTTCTTGGTGGATTTTTAGGAGGATTTCAAGATATTATCGGCAGAGTCATTAATTCAATGGCCGATTCTTGGAATGCCGGTATAATACTTCAGGTGCTCACAATCGGTGGTCTTATCGCACTGATTTCAAAAATGGGAGGAGCCAGAGCAGTGGCAGAAGCCCTTGCAAAAAAAGCTAAATCACCTGTATCTGCCCAGATAATCACATGGCTTATGGGAATATTTATATTCTTTGATGACTATGCAAACGCCCTTATCGTAGGACCTATTATGAGGCCTATAACCGATAAAATGAAGGTTTCAAGGGAAAGACTGGCCTTTATCATCGATGCCACTGCTGCACCTATAGCTGGGCTTGCCTTGATATCGACTTGGATCGGTTACGAGATCTCTGTTATAAAAGAGGGTTACGCCATGATCGGTATGGAAAACATAAACGCCTACAGCGTTTTCGTCGAAACTATACCATACAGATTTTATAACATTTTGATGCTTGCATTTGTATTTATCTCATCTTTCCTATCTAGGGATTTTGGACCTATGCTAAAAGCAGAAAAAAATGCAAGGGAAAATGGTATCAGCAGCGAGTCAAAATCAAATACTGTAAGTGCTGATGACCATATATCTGCTCCTAAGGAAGGAATAACTTATTCAATATATAGCGCTATAATACCTATAGGGGTACTTATTGTAGCATCCTTTGTCGGTTTCTATTACAATGGTTTAGGAACTCTTGAGGGAGAGGTTCTAGCTGCAGTCAATGCTTCTCCACTTTCTCTTTATGCAATCAGAGAGACCTTTGGAGCATCTGATGCATCGGTGGTTCTTTTCCAGGCTGCCTTATTTGCATCAATAGTAGCTGTAGTCATGGCTCTTACAAAAAAGACACTGTCTTTAGGAGAAGCTTTGGAAACATGGGTAAACGGAATGAAACCTCTTATGATAACTTGTGTTATATTACTTTTGGCATGGTCTCTTAGTTCTGTTATAAAGGATCTAGGTACTTCTACTTACCTTGTTTCCCTTTTATCAGATACCATACCAAAACAGGCTCTTCCAGGTATCGTCTTTGTAATGGCTTCTTTTATAGCCTTTGCTACAGGAACCTCTTATGGTACTATGGGAATCTTAATGCCTCTTTGTATCCCTCTTGCCAATGCAATTGGAATGACTGGAGGCTTAGCTGCAGAGGATCTTCATAGCTTCACTGTAGCCTCTATAGGTGCTGTTCTTACTGGAGCCATCTTCGGAGATCACTGCTCTCCTATATCTGACACTACCATCATGTCATCTATGGGTGCTGGTTGCGACCACCTTGAGCACGTAAGAACACAACTTGTTTATGCTTTGGCTGTTGCTGCTATATCTCTTGTCTTCGGATATCTTCCTGCAGGACTAGGCCTTCCTATTGGCATGATTTTACCTCTTGCTGTACTTGCAGTCTACCTCTTAGTTAGATTTGTAGGAAAACCAGTAGATCAGGTTGAGACAGAAGTTGAAAGTGTAATTCAATAA
- a CDS encoding HD domain-containing protein — protein MQINNKKAQLYIDSLLQHPLVRQLELVEDQGVKVSTHTYDVLKISEDEMKREFIGLDEYSKTIDVFAIMVGIIIHDISKGSIRINGEKLSHSQMMIKRPDYIIRETEKIMEDIEEETNLKLHEEIKKNVVHIVISHHGKWGKIKPSTKEANIVHKADVYSAKYHRINPIGADEILRHMADGLQTDEICKKLDCTSGILKDRLKRAKIQLGLKSTKQLVNYYSKNKRIPIGDDFFTKRIRETSRLINSVEKVGFRNLIKNSILIKYLDDDKIFE, from the coding sequence ATGCAAATAAATAATAAAAAGGCACAATTGTATATAGATTCTCTCCTTCAACATCCTCTCGTACGTCAGCTAGAGCTTGTAGAAGACCAAGGAGTAAAAGTCTCTACACATACTTATGACGTATTGAAAATATCTGAGGATGAGATGAAGAGAGAGTTTATAGGCCTTGATGAGTATTCAAAAACAATAGATGTTTTTGCAATCATGGTAGGGATAATAATCCACGATATAAGTAAGGGCAGTATAAGAATCAACGGAGAAAAACTGTCCCACTCCCAAATGATGATAAAAAGGCCAGATTATATAATCAGAGAGACTGAAAAAATCATGGAAGATATCGAGGAGGAAACAAACCTCAAGCTCCATGAGGAAATAAAAAAGAATGTTGTCCATATAGTAATATCCCACCACGGTAAATGGGGTAAAATAAAACCTAGCACCAAAGAGGCCAATATAGTGCATAAGGCAGATGTTTATTCTGCTAAGTACCACAGAATAAATCCTATAGGTGCCGATGAGATACTAAGGCATATGGCAGATGGGCTTCAGACAGATGAAATCTGCAAAAAATTAGACTGCACGAGCGGAATATTAAAGGACAGGCTCAAAAGAGCAAAGATACAACTAGGTCTAAAGAGTACCAAACAGCTTGTAAATTATTACAGTAAGAATAAAAGAATTCCCATTGGTGATGATTTTTTTACAAAGAGGATAAGAGAAACCTCAAGACTTATTAATTCAGTTGAAAAGGTAGGATTTAGGAATCTTATTAAAAATTCCATCCTTATAAAATACTTGGATGACGATAAGATTTTTGAATAA